One window of Penaeus chinensis breed Huanghai No. 1 chromosome 1, ASM1920278v2, whole genome shotgun sequence genomic DNA carries:
- the LOC125033922 gene encoding uncharacterized protein LOC125033922, whose translation MGSQGPRAKYLRRQWEAEAEAYLEDDPPEVEVNYSTTSKADYGHPRPYARQEEAPPPGPSLPLGDAPITFWTSHRARIPGTTTPAASTNVFPRSAAFSTPITLALDPPAWPGWKSC comes from the exons gaTCCCAAGGGCCGCGAGCGAAGTACCTCCGCCGTCAGTGGGAAGCCGAGGCGGAGGCCTACCTCGAGGACGACCCTCCGGAGGTCGAAGTCAATTACTCGACGACCTCCAAGGCTGACTACGGCCACCCTCGGCCTTACGCGCGTCAGGAG GAGGCCCCTCCCCCCGGGCCCTCGCTCCCCCTCGGCGACGCCCCGATCACCTTCTGGACGTCCCATCGGGCCAGGATCCCGGGCACGACCACGCCCGCTGCGAGCACCAACGTCTTTCCGCGCAGCGCCGCCTTCTCCACGCCCATCACTTTGGCACTGGACCCGCCCGCGTGGCCCGGCTGGAAGTCCTGCTGA